The sequence TGGCCTGGTCGATGCCTACGATATCATCAGCGATTTCACCATGCAGCCGGGCTGAATAATTTAACACCGGAGACACGATATTCCATAGGAGCATGCCTGCTTGATCTTTCGCATAGACAAGTGATTTTATTTTATTCTTTAATCCTTTTTCATTCTTCGCCATTTCAAGAGAAGCGGTTTTCAGCTTTTGACGCGGCTGATAATCCATCGTTTCAGGATTAAGCTCCAGGATCTCTTTTCCTTGTTTCAGGAAAAATCCCTGTCCGCTCTTGCTCCCAAGCCAGCCATTTTCAAGCATCTTCTGCATGAAGGCCGGTACTTCAAACACCTTCTGCTCTTCCCCTTCCACTTGGTCGTACACATTCTTCGCAACATGAGCGAATGTATCAAGTCCGACCACATCAAGTGTACGGAAAGTGGCACTTTTCGGTCTTCCGATCGTCGGTCCCGTGATGGAATCAACTTCTCCTACAGAGTAGCCGCCTTTCAGCATTTCTTGAACAGTGATGAGCAATCCATAGGTTCCGATGCGATTTGCAATGAAGTTTGGTGTATCTTTCGCCATCACGACACCCTTACCGAGCACATCTTCTCCAAATGTCTTCATGAAGCTGACTACTTCCGGATCCGTGTTCTTCGTCGGAATCACTTCAAGAAGCTTTAAATAACGAGGCGGATTGAAGAAATGCGTGCCTAAGAAATTCTTTTGGAAATCATCGCTTCGCCCTTCTGACATAGCCTCGATTGAAATCCCGGATGTATTTGAACTTATGATGCTTCCCGGTTTACGGTATCGTTCCACTTGTTCGAACACTTTTTTCTTGATATCTAAATTCTCAACGACTACCTCAATGACCCAGTCACAATCCCCGATATTTTGAAGGTCATCCTCGAAGTTGCCTGCTGTAATGAGTGAAGCGTTTTGCTTTGAAGTCAATGGCGCCGGTTTTTGTTTAAAGAGCTTTTTTAAAGCGTTTTCACTAAATTGATTGCGAAACGCCTTGCTCTCTTCTGTCAGTCCCTTTGCTTTATGTTCGTCGGTTAATTCTCTTGGTACGATATCTAATAACATTGTCGGGATGCCGATATTTGCAAGGTGAGCGGCAATTCCTGAACCCATGACTCCTGATCCTAACACTGCGGCTTTCTGAATTCTACGAACCAATGGTATTTCCCCCTTTTACACACTTTGAATGAATACTCATTCATTTTTTACTCAAAAAAAAGACTCGAATGAGTTCCTGTTACATCTAATATATCTGATTTTCTAAAATATCGCAATATTTAAAAGAGTAAAAATGATAAATTTTACAAAAACTTTGATGTTTTTACTTTGTCATCTTCTTCCTCCATAATGTAGACTTGATAACACTATAATGCCTTTTTCAGGATATGGAGGTTCGAATGAAAAACCATACAACATCTATAACGATACTTGAAACCAGTGATATTCATGGACATATATTCCCTTACTTATATGGAACGAAGGAGAAGGCAACTGTTGGTTTAGGTAAACTGGCAACCTTTATTAAAAGTGTACGAAAACAAACCGGGAATGTTCTGGTCATTGATAATGGAGATCTCTATCAAGGCACTCCCCTTACTTATTATTATATGAAACAAGCTCGTCATTTGCCAAACCCTTTTGTTTCAATTTTACATGAAATGAATTATGATGCAGCCGTGATTGGCAACCATGAATTCAACTATGGGATGGAACCCTTACGTAAAGCGCAACAAGATGCAGAGTTTCCTTTTTTATCAGCAAATATCCTTGATAATAGGACGAAGAAACCTTACTTTGGGCTCCCTTACTTCATCAAAGTACTACCTAACGGGGTAAAAGCAGCTGTGCTTGGCGTGACGACACATTATATTCCAAACTGGGAAAAGCCCTCTCACATAGCAGATCTGGAATTTAAAGATGCCTTTACCTCAACCCAAAATTGGATTTCCTACATACACAAAGTAGAAAAACCTGATGTGATGATTGTGTCGTATCATGGAGGATTCGAAAGAGATATTCAAACGGGTTCACCGACTGAGCGACAAACTGGTGAAAACCAAGGCTATAAAATTTGTCAGGAAGTAAAAGGAATCGATGTACTGCTCACTGGTCATCAACACAGAAAACTTGCCGGCACCATCAATGGGATTTCAATCGTACAGCCGGGAATGTATGGTGGGACTATCGGACAAGTAACCATTAAGTTACAACGAAACAAGCAAAGATGGACCGTGTTAAACAAGGAGACTCAGATCATTTCCATGGAGGGAATCGAGGCCGATAAAAATGTCCTTTCCTTAGCCTGGGATATTGAAAGCAAAACACAATCCTGGCTTGACCAACCCATTGGTACGATTGAAGGAAATATGCTGATAGAAGATACATTCGAGGCTCGTATCAGGGAACATCCATTCATTGAGTTCATTCACCGCGTTCAAAAGGAGGCAGCTGGTGTTTCCATTTCAGCAACCGCACTATTCAGTGAATCACAACGGGGGCTGCCGAATATGGTCACAATGAGGGATATCGTGTCTAATTATATCTATCCAAATACGTTAACCGTTCTTGAAATTACAGGGAGAGACATACGTCTTGCCCTTGAGCGTTCGGCATCTTATTTCGCTGTGAACCAAGCAGGGTTGCTTAGTGTGAATCCTAATTTCACCACTCCTAAACCTCAGCATTATAACTATGATATGTGGGAAGGGATTGACTACGTGTTGAATATCAGCCATCCAATAGGAAAGCGGGTTACTTCCCTGCTTTTCAACGGGGAGCCCCTACAAGAAAATAAACATTACCAAGTCGTCATGAACAATTACCGGGCAGGTGGCGGCGGGGAATACACCATGTTCAAGAACAAACCGATTATCAAAGAAATACAAATCGACATGACCGAGCTGATTGCTGACCACTTCCTCAAATATAAAACGATAAAAGCTGCCTGTAATCACAATTGGAAGGTTATTGTCGATTAAGAGGGACGGACCTCCGTGCAGGTCCGTCCCTCTTCTGCATATAGAACATCATAAAATTTAAAAGATCCGGGAATCTTAGTAATGGAGGTGTTCGACATGGCTAAGCATAAGAAAAATCCTTCCAAGGCTGGAGTGAGTGCAGCAAGTGTGAAGGGGGACGCTGGTCCTACCGTTGATTTGGACGGCGGCGGAAAAAGAAACAGTCAAAACAACCAATTTAAGAAGCAACCATAGTTTGTTTTAGGAAATTGCGCCTGATTTTGCTGATCAGGCGCTTTTTTTCGTGGGATGATGGGATCGGGGTGGGTGATTGGCGATTCGTTGGGGATTTAAAAGGCTTTGGGAAATTTATCGACCGTTATTTCGATATATCAACCGTTATCCGGATTTATCGACCGTTCGACAAATTCCGCTAAACACAAACACTATTCCCCTCCCTTCCTAACCACACACTAATCCCCAAACTTTTCCCTTCCCCATACAAAAATTAACTTTGCCTTGTCCCCACTTTTACAGTAAACTAAGAATATAAATTTTAAGTTGTCAGACCTCCTACTTTATCTATCACAACCTAAGGTAGCTCGTCTGTTTTTTAAAGTACAGTAATGAGAACGTTTACAGTAAAGGAGACTATGTGAATGAAACGCAGACTTTTGTTTTTTACGATTGGACTTTTTATTTTGACAATGGGTGTTGCCCTGATTATTAAATCTGGTTTAGGTGCCTCTGCCTGGGATGCCCTGGCCGTTGGGGAATCGAATATGTTTGGGATTACGGTTGGAACCGCTGTTTTCATAAATGGGATTGTACTGATCGGCCTTAATGCTCTTATTATGAAGAAGAAGCCTGATGTATTGGCTGCGGGGTCCATTCT is a genomic window of Rossellomorea sp. y25 containing:
- a CDS encoding bifunctional UDP-sugar hydrolase/5'-nucleotidase; amino-acid sequence: MKNHTTSITILETSDIHGHIFPYLYGTKEKATVGLGKLATFIKSVRKQTGNVLVIDNGDLYQGTPLTYYYMKQARHLPNPFVSILHEMNYDAAVIGNHEFNYGMEPLRKAQQDAEFPFLSANILDNRTKKPYFGLPYFIKVLPNGVKAAVLGVTTHYIPNWEKPSHIADLEFKDAFTSTQNWISYIHKVEKPDVMIVSYHGGFERDIQTGSPTERQTGENQGYKICQEVKGIDVLLTGHQHRKLAGTINGISIVQPGMYGGTIGQVTIKLQRNKQRWTVLNKETQIISMEGIEADKNVLSLAWDIESKTQSWLDQPIGTIEGNMLIEDTFEARIREHPFIEFIHRVQKEAAGVSISATALFSESQRGLPNMVTMRDIVSNYIYPNTLTVLEITGRDIRLALERSASYFAVNQAGLLSVNPNFTTPKPQHYNYDMWEGIDYVLNISHPIGKRVTSLLFNGEPLQENKHYQVVMNNYRAGGGGEYTMFKNKPIIKEIQIDMTELIADHFLKYKTIKAACNHNWKVIVD
- a CDS encoding YuzL family protein, yielding MAKHKKNPSKAGVSAASVKGDAGPTVDLDGGGKRNSQNNQFKKQP